The following are encoded together in the Microterricola viridarii genome:
- a CDS encoding glycoside hydrolase family 3 protein: protein MESRTELKQAAKERLAAEKAAKLQRKTELQAMTPADRKAAKSADREAARAARRAEKSEAKAARASMSRAERREARRAERAYRRLKARPRRIAGWSVAVAVLAIVGIVAAPVIADVNRLLSVKVDSSTADGVAARAYATGLAEDISDEGIVLLKNDNDVLPLAEQAVNVFGFDSFNLRFGGGGSGAGDQSTAVGLYEALEEQGIATNPELKAAMEAAGAKSKAGSSTGLIQVIGALTGGGGEAGEPAPDYLTGDVMAQASEFADTALVVLASSSVEASDAAPEQLALSGTQRQLLDTVTGSFENVVVVINAGNAMELGFLDEYPQITGALWIGTPGPRGAVSLAKILDGDVNPSGRLTDTYATDVASAPGTENFGDYDYANTKRSFLEYEEGIYVGYRYYETRFADDEEGYAAAVQFPFGHGLSYTSFDWQAAEPVVTDGTVSVDVVVTNTGQAAGKDVVQLYFSAPYTPGGIEKSAIELAGYAKTSLLEPGQSETVTIAYDVRDMSSWDGARGAYLLEAGNYGIAVSRDVHSPVAEFDTTVAADVVYDTDEATGVALESRFEDASGDLTFLSRDEWESTYPTTPDGDRTASAELLAEMYPEVIPAEGTAPTQGVDHGLRLEDLRGLDYDDAKWEDFLDQFTTDELIKVFANGGYQTAEIERLGVPSGVLLDGPAGLNFFFGDITAASFPTEVVIASTWNTDLARAMGEAIGAEANAYGVQGWYAPGMNLHRTALGGRNFEYYSEDPVVSGTMGAAMVAGAQSTGLITFMKHFALNEQEINARSGVHVWADEQAIRELYLRPFEITVKDGGANGAMSSFVHVGARWSGGNEALLEDVLRGEWGFQGVVSSDAVLGAFMDPGQAIIAGNDLMLAVLPSVTESAARNALAADPVGIGGGLRDRVHAVMFALLHTDLFD from the coding sequence ATGGAATCCCGCACAGAACTGAAGCAAGCCGCGAAGGAGCGACTCGCCGCCGAAAAGGCCGCGAAGCTCCAGCGGAAGACCGAATTGCAGGCGATGACGCCCGCCGACCGCAAGGCCGCCAAGTCCGCCGACCGCGAAGCCGCGCGCGCAGCGCGGAGGGCCGAGAAATCCGAGGCGAAGGCCGCACGCGCCTCCATGTCCCGGGCCGAGCGCCGTGAAGCACGGCGCGCGGAACGGGCCTACCGGCGCCTCAAGGCGCGTCCGCGCCGCATCGCCGGGTGGAGCGTCGCGGTCGCCGTCCTCGCCATTGTCGGCATCGTCGCCGCCCCGGTGATCGCCGATGTGAACCGACTGCTCTCCGTCAAGGTCGACAGCTCGACCGCCGACGGCGTCGCGGCGCGCGCCTACGCGACCGGCCTCGCCGAGGACATCTCTGACGAGGGCATCGTGCTGCTGAAGAACGACAATGACGTGCTGCCCCTCGCGGAGCAGGCCGTCAACGTCTTCGGCTTCGACTCGTTCAACCTCCGCTTCGGCGGCGGCGGATCGGGCGCCGGCGACCAATCGACCGCAGTGGGCCTCTACGAGGCTCTCGAGGAGCAGGGAATCGCCACCAACCCGGAGCTGAAGGCAGCCATGGAGGCGGCAGGGGCGAAGTCCAAGGCGGGCTCCAGCACCGGCCTCATCCAGGTGATCGGGGCACTCACCGGTGGCGGCGGCGAGGCCGGCGAACCGGCGCCAGACTACCTGACCGGAGACGTCATGGCGCAGGCGAGCGAGTTCGCCGACACGGCACTCGTGGTCCTGGCCAGCTCGAGCGTGGAAGCTTCCGATGCAGCGCCGGAGCAGCTGGCGCTGAGTGGCACCCAGCGGCAGCTCCTCGACACCGTGACCGGGAGTTTCGAGAACGTTGTGGTCGTCATCAACGCCGGCAACGCCATGGAACTGGGCTTCCTCGACGAGTACCCCCAGATCACGGGCGCGCTCTGGATCGGCACGCCCGGCCCCCGGGGTGCCGTCTCCCTTGCCAAGATCCTCGACGGCGACGTGAACCCGTCGGGCCGCCTCACCGACACCTACGCCACCGACGTCGCGAGTGCGCCCGGCACCGAAAACTTCGGCGACTACGACTACGCGAACACGAAGCGCTCCTTCCTTGAGTACGAGGAGGGAATCTACGTCGGCTACCGCTACTACGAAACCCGCTTCGCGGACGACGAGGAGGGCTACGCGGCCGCCGTGCAGTTCCCCTTTGGCCACGGCCTCAGCTACACGTCCTTCGACTGGCAGGCCGCCGAACCCGTCGTCACCGACGGCACGGTGAGCGTCGACGTCGTCGTGACCAACACCGGCCAAGCGGCCGGCAAGGACGTCGTGCAGCTCTACTTCTCCGCGCCCTACACACCGGGCGGCATCGAGAAGTCCGCGATCGAGCTCGCCGGCTACGCCAAGACCTCGCTCCTGGAGCCCGGCCAGTCCGAGACCGTCACGATCGCCTACGACGTGCGCGACATGTCCTCCTGGGACGGTGCTCGCGGCGCCTACCTGCTCGAAGCAGGCAACTACGGCATCGCCGTCTCGCGCGACGTGCACTCGCCCGTCGCCGAATTCGACACCACCGTCGCGGCAGACGTCGTCTACGACACCGACGAGGCAACGGGCGTCGCGCTCGAGAGCCGATTCGAGGATGCGTCGGGCGACCTGACCTTCCTCTCGCGTGACGAGTGGGAGAGCACCTATCCGACGACCCCTGACGGTGACCGAACGGCTTCCGCGGAGCTGCTCGCGGAGATGTACCCGGAGGTCATCCCGGCCGAGGGCACGGCCCCCACACAGGGCGTCGACCACGGACTCCGGCTCGAGGACCTGCGGGGCCTCGACTACGACGACGCGAAGTGGGAGGACTTCCTCGACCAGTTCACGACGGACGAGCTGATCAAGGTCTTCGCGAACGGCGGCTACCAGACCGCAGAGATCGAACGCCTCGGCGTGCCCTCCGGCGTGCTTTTGGACGGCCCCGCCGGGCTGAACTTCTTCTTCGGAGACATCACCGCCGCGTCCTTCCCGACCGAGGTCGTGATCGCCTCCACCTGGAACACCGACCTCGCCCGGGCGATGGGTGAAGCGATCGGCGCCGAGGCGAACGCCTACGGCGTCCAGGGCTGGTACGCCCCCGGCATGAACCTGCACCGCACCGCCCTCGGCGGCCGCAACTTCGAGTACTACTCGGAGGACCCGGTCGTCTCCGGCACGATGGGCGCCGCAATGGTCGCCGGCGCCCAGAGCACCGGCCTCATCACGTTCATGAAGCACTTCGCACTCAACGAGCAGGAGATCAACGCCCGCAGCGGAGTGCATGTGTGGGCCGACGAGCAGGCGATCCGCGAGCTGTACCTGCGTCCGTTCGAGATCACCGTCAAGGACGGCGGCGCGAACGGAGCGATGAGCTCGTTCGTCCACGTCGGCGCCCGCTGGTCGGGCGGCAACGAGGCCCTCCTCGAGGACGTGCTCCGCGGCGAATGGGGTTTCCAGGGCGTCGTGTCGTCCGACGCTGTGCTCGGCGCGTTCATGGACCCGGGCCAGGCGATCATCGCCGGGAACGACCTCATGCTCGCGGTGCTCCCGAGCGTGACGGAGTCCGCTGCACGGAATGCGCTGGCGGCCGACCCGGTCGGCATTGGCGGGGGTCTGCGCGACCGCGTCCACGCGGTCATGTTCGCACTGCTGCACACCGACCTCTTCGACTGA